TCCGGCACATCTCGAGTGACTACAGCGTTTATCAGGACACTCGCCCTGTCTCCGATTCTCAGACCATTTGACACAGTGGCCCCTATTCCGACCCAGCAGTTCTTGCCTATCACAGTGCTCCCACCTATGCAGCTGGACGCTGCTATCTGTGTGTCCTCTCCAATCTGTGCGTTGTGTCCGATGTGGACTAAGTTGTCAATCTTGACCCTGTCCCCAAGAACTGTGTTACCAAAACTGCCCCTGTCCACGCATGAACAGTTGCCGAACTCGACGTCGTCACCAAAGACCACACCGCCAAGATGTACCAGTCTGTGATTCCTGCCATCTTCGTCCCTGACTATCCTGAAGCCATCGCCTCCGATGCAGGCATTCGACTCTACTATGCACCTTCGACCCAATGTCGTTCGGTCTTGGATTGTTGCTGACGGCAGCACTTCCGTGTCATCGCCAATCCTCACGTCGCTGCCAATCACCACGTTGGGATGAATCACGACTCTGTCCCCCAAGACCACATTCTTTCCGAATCTTGCTGTTGAGCTGATGACGCACCCCTTCCCAGTAGCAGGCTTGTATTCTCCATCTGTGCACGAACGCAGGTCTCTATGAAACGAGTTGTGTATCTGAACGAATGCGGCTGTTGGGTCCTTTGTCTCCACATACACGTTACCCGGGATCCGTTGAGCCTGCGGCAGAATCTCATGGTACACCAGCACGTATGCAGATTCATTGGACACCAACTTGGCAAGGTATTTGTCCGACGCAAGATAGGCCACATGTCTTGCCTTCAGACTCTCGATAGCGCAAGTCCCTGCTGAATCGAGAGGCACTCCGTACTTCGCGAGCAGTTCTCTGGTAGACATATCAACCACAATGGTCTTGGTGTCCTCCCCTTTTGAAGCATCCGAGGCGTTGTTCGCACCCCTTGACTGCACATCCATTCTTCGCACCGCCACATTCAAAGCAGGCCGAGTCTTGATGCATATCGGTCCCCATGCGTGCTGTCGATGTGCACTGCCATTTGGAGTCCTCTGATTTCGATGGCGACAGAGCCATGGTCATTCGGAGAGCCGAAGAGTCAGGGATTCATGTCATTACCTCCGCAATAGACCCAAGAGACTATGACAAGGCTCTCGACATTGCTTCCGCCTACAATACGGTGTCGCTTGCAGTAGGTCTCGATCCTGAGTTGGTTGGACAGGGTGCTGACGCCCTTGAGTGGATTCGCCGCAACCGCAAGAGTCTGATTGCCATTGGAGAAACGGGTCTTGATCACTACCGCACAAGAGACCACTCTGTCAGAGCACTCCAAGAGGACCTGTTCAAGCAGTTCATCGCTGAGGCTACAGATGCTGGTCTCCCCATTCAGGTACATTCCAGGTCTGCAGGGGCCAAGGCTTTGGATGTGCTCTATCGGGCCGGTGCTGAAGCTGTACATATGCATGCCTTCGATGGACGGGCCGGTCTGGCCAGAACAGCCTCCTGCGAGCATGGCTACTACTTCTCAGTTCCCACATCTGTTGTGAGGTCGCCCCAGAAGAGGAAGCTGGTCGAGGCAGTGGACATTGAACACCTCCTTGTGGAAACAGACAGTCCGGTCTTGGGTGCCGACCCGACACGCAGGAACGAACCGTCTGATATTGACATCGCCATAGACGAGTGCGCGCGTATTCTGGGGCGACACAGAGATGAGATGCAGGACATCCTGCTTGAAAACACCCTGAGACTGTATCGAAGTCTAGTGTCGAAGAAGTCCACTTCTTAAGCATCCAGAGTCAGAGGCAGAGCGATACTGATGAACACGAATACCGAGGATGAGCTAAGAGCGATGGTGCAGCGGTCGACTGCTCAGGCGGCAAGAGCAGAGTGGCTAACCTCGCAGGAGTCTTCTGAAGCCCCCCTCTTTGACTACCGCTATGACCATGTCGCGCAGGTTGTTTCTGTTGCAAAGTACATCTCGGAGCGCGAAGGTGCGGACATCGACCTTGTCGTCCCTGCTGCATGGTTACATGACATATCCAAGCCAGCTATGGGAGGTGTGAAGGAACATGCAAAGGCCAGTGCAGAGATGTCCCGAGACATACTGACTAGGCTCGGATACAAGCAGGATACCACAGCTGCAATCTGCGACATCATCCAGAAGCATGAGGGTCTCACCCTCGGTGAGCCACTTGCCCCCCTCGAGGCGCAGATCCTTTGGGAGGCGGACAAGATAGTCAAGCTCGGCGTGACGGGGTTGTTCCACTATGTCTTGGCGGGGATCAAGCTGAGACCGGGCAGGTCGATATCCGACTGGTATCACGACCTTGTTGGCTTTCTGGGTCTTGCGGATCGAATTGCTGCTAGTATGCACACTACCACGGGACGAGAGCTTGCATACGAACGCCTCTCAGTCATCAGAGCGACTGTGGAAGCACTTGGGAAGGAGGTCTCACCCTGAAATGACTGAGCGACCGCAGCTCGATTCGCTACGCGTGGGCATATTGGCCATTGGCAACGAACTGCTCGACGGGCTGATACTTGACACCAACTCGAACTGGATGGAGAAGCAGCTCGCATCAGTGGGTGCTGAAACACTCCGAGTGGTGTCGGTACGAGATGATGTGAGTGAGATTGGCGAGGGGCTTCGCTTCCTGTTGAGCCGTTGCGACATTGTGATCACGACGGGCGGAATGGGTCCCACCCATGACGACAAGACGCTGCTTGCAGTGGCGACTGCCACAGACCGTGCCCTAGTCGAGGACCCGGCAGCTGTGGCAATTGTGAAGCGCCAGTACGCACAGCTGTTCAAACGAGGCATCGTGGACACTCCAGACTACACTGCAGCGCGGCGAAAGATGGCGTGCATTCCGGAGGGATCGAAGGCTCTGGACAATCAGGTGGGCGGGGCACCCGGAGTACAACTGTCAGTTGGCGATGCTACCGTGTTCTGTCTCCCCGGTGTGCCCCCTGAGCTGAAGTCCATATTCGAACACTCCGTGCTGCCATGGATTCGGGAGCGGGTTCGAGGAGTCTTCTTCGAGACCGTTGTCCAGTTCGCAACGAACGATGAGAGCCTGTTTGCGCCTCTGATTGATGTGGTCATGCGTGAGTGCCCCGGAGTATACATCAAGTCCATGCCTAGGCGGTATGAGCGGGGGAATGTCCTCAGGGTCTGGATGTCTGCCCGTGGCGCGTCTGCACAGGATGCTGAGCGGAAGGTGAATGAGGCAATCGGAAGACTGTCCGAGGTGTCAGGTCTGCCTGCCATGCCTGCGGGCGAGACATGATACGTATGCATCAATTGTGAGCTTCATTATCGTCTGCTTGTATGCATCTTGGATGGATGCCGATAAGTATATGCAGGGGGTGCACGTCGCCGCCCCATCGGAGAGTCTGCCGTGTGCAATTCCAATTCGCCATTGAAATGAATGACATAATCGTGTACTTCATAGCGCTTCTGTATGCCCTGCTCGTGCTCACTGTGGGTGATGTGGCACGGCGGAAGTTGCAGCTTGGTCCGAACTTC
The genomic region above belongs to Candidatus Thorarchaeota archaeon and contains:
- a CDS encoding competence/damage-inducible protein A; translation: MTERPQLDSLRVGILAIGNELLDGLILDTNSNWMEKQLASVGAETLRVVSVRDDVSEIGEGLRFLLSRCDIVITTGGMGPTHDDKTLLAVATATDRALVEDPAAVAIVKRQYAQLFKRGIVDTPDYTAARRKMACIPEGSKALDNQVGGAPGVQLSVGDATVFCLPGVPPELKSIFEHSVLPWIRERVRGVFFETVVQFATNDESLFAPLIDVVMRECPGVYIKSMPRRYERGNVLRVWMSARGASAQDAERKVNEAIGRLSEVSGLPAMPAGET
- a CDS encoding UDP-3-O-(3-hydroxymyristoyl)glucosamine N-acyltransferase, whose protein sequence is MDVQSRGANNASDASKGEDTKTIVVDMSTRELLAKYGVPLDSAGTCAIESLKARHVAYLASDKYLAKLVSNESAYVLVYHEILPQAQRIPGNVYVETKDPTAAFVQIHNSFHRDLRSCTDGEYKPATGKGCVISSTARFGKNVVLGDRVVIHPNVVIGSDVRIGDDTEVLPSATIQDRTTLGRRCIVESNACIGGDGFRIVRDEDGRNHRLVHLGGVVFGDDVEFGNCSCVDRGSFGNTVLGDRVKIDNLVHIGHNAQIGEDTQIAASSCIGGSTVIGKNCWVGIGATVSNGLRIGDRASVLINAVVTRDVPEGTTVAGVYAMPNDVWRLVMKDRVKRFMSDTQ
- a CDS encoding TatD family hydrolase, coding for MESSDFDGDRAMVIRRAEESGIHVITSAIDPRDYDKALDIASAYNTVSLAVGLDPELVGQGADALEWIRRNRKSLIAIGETGLDHYRTRDHSVRALQEDLFKQFIAEATDAGLPIQVHSRSAGAKALDVLYRAGAEAVHMHAFDGRAGLARTASCEHGYYFSVPTSVVRSPQKRKLVEAVDIEHLLVETDSPVLGADPTRRNEPSDIDIAIDECARILGRHRDEMQDILLENTLRLYRSLVSKKSTS
- a CDS encoding HD domain-containing protein — encoded protein: MNTNTEDELRAMVQRSTAQAARAEWLTSQESSEAPLFDYRYDHVAQVVSVAKYISEREGADIDLVVPAAWLHDISKPAMGGVKEHAKASAEMSRDILTRLGYKQDTTAAICDIIQKHEGLTLGEPLAPLEAQILWEADKIVKLGVTGLFHYVLAGIKLRPGRSISDWYHDLVGFLGLADRIAASMHTTTGRELAYERLSVIRATVEALGKEVSP